The Clostridium sporogenes region TTCCTATACCACCAGTTACTATAGCTATTTTCCCCTTTATGTTCTCTAAATCAAATCCGTTTCCTAAGGGTCCCATTATCTCAACTTCTTCTTCTGACTTTATTTTAGATAAAATTTTAGTTCCTTTTCCTTCTAATTTGTATAAAAATTCTATGGAATTATCATTTATATCATGTATGCTTATAGGTCTCCATAAAATAGGTTCATCTTGCCAAGCCCTTATCATATAAAACTGTCCTGGCTTTCCTTTAAAAGTACCACCTAAGGTCATTTTAAATATACCTGTTGATATACTTTTATTTTTTATTACCTTTACTTTAAAAGTTTTAGACTTTATTTTACACACCACTCTTTCTCGTGATCCAATACTAGAAAAATATATTTATGTCATGGCTACAAGCTCTTCATCTATTTTATTTAAATAGGAATCAACTGCTAATACACTCATCAATAAGTTCTTCTAGTACTTAAAATCACTTAATGTAAATCTATATAATCTGTAAAGTTTTTTTCATATTTATAACTTCTGCTCTCGCATATTCTTCAAAATTTTTTCCTTCTTCATCATATTTTTTATATGCAAGCAATATTCCCCTTGAAGAATTTATAATACCTCCATTACCTTCACTTAAATAAGATTTAGCAACTTCGGCTTTTCCTCCCTGAGCTCCATAGCCAGGTATTAAAAAAAATGTATGTTTTAATTCTTTTCTAATATTATTTTCTTCTGCTGTACATCCAACTACTGCTCCTATAGAGCTATATCCACAATTACCTAAAAATTCTTTTCCTATATTCTCTATCTTTTCTCCTACTTTGTTGTATACCTTTTTATTGTCTTTTAAATCTAAATATTGTATATCCTTTGAACCTTCATTAGAAGTTCTTAATAACAAGAAGGCTCCCTTATCCTTATTTTTGAAATAATCTTTATATGGTTCTAAAGTATCCATTCCCATATACGGATTTAATGTTATAAAATCACTTTCAAAATCTCCCTCAAAATGAGCTTTTGCATACATTTTAGCTGTAGCAGATATGTCTCCTCTTTTTATATCTGCTATAACTATACCGCCTTTTTCTCTTATATATTCTAAAGTTTTCTTGTACAAAACCATTCCTTTAATTCCCATAGCTTCATAATAAGCTATCTGAACTTTATAACAAGCTGACACATCAAAAGTTGAATCAACTATCCTTTGATTAAATCCAAATATAGCATCTTCTATATTGGTAAATTTATTTAAAAATCCTTTTGGTATATAACTTATATCTGTATCAAGACCTACACAAACACATCCCTTTTTTTCTACACTTTCATACAATTTATCTATAATCAATTTATTCATCCTTTCTTTTTCTATTAAAATTCACTATATACTATACATCCTGCTTTAAATGTAACTTTAATTCTTCCTTTAAGGCACATACCATCCATAGGAGTATTTTTCCCTTTTGAATGAAACTCTTCAGATTTTACTTTATATTCTTCTTTTGTATCTACTAAAACTAAATCTGCTTCTCTTCCTATTTTTATTTCTCCCTTATTTACACCTAAAATATCCGCTGGATTCTTAGACATTATTTGTGAAAGTTTGCTTAAACTAATATGATTATCATGAACTAACTTTGTATAACATGTAGAAAAAGATGTTTCTATTCCTGATATTCCCGGACTACCTTTTAGCTTATCTTCTTTACTATGAGGTGCATGATCCGTTCCTATGCAATCTACTATATCTTCTTTTATTGCCTCTATTAATACTTTTATATCTTCTTCTTCTCTTAAAGGGGGATTTACTCTATAAAAAATTTTATTTGTAAGGGCTATATGATGTGGTGCTACTTCACAAGTTACTTTTAAACCTTTCTTTTTAGCATTTATTATATACTCCATAGATTCTTTGGTACTTACATGAGCTATATGAACCTTACAACCTGTAAACTCTGAAAGAGCTATGTTTCTCCAAGTCATTAAATTTTCTGAAAGCCTAGTATCTAAATTTGTTACATCATGTTCCTCTGAGTGACACATTACTATAACATCTTTTTCTTTAGCTTTAAACATAGCATCTATTAATACCCTTGTGTTCATTACATCTTTTCCATCTTCTGATATTATTTTTACTTTCTTATCTATAGAATCTATATGACTTATATCATCACCAGAAAAATCTTTTGTAATGGACATACATTGATGAATATCTACTAACCCTATTTCTTTCCCTTTTTCTAAAACATATTCTACTTCTTTATTAGAACTACATATAGGTTTAGTATTAGCCATTAAGTTTACCATAGTATATCCACCTTTTACTGCTGCTCTACTTCCTGTCAATATATCTTCTTTATATGTAAAACCTGGATCTCTAAAGTGGGCATGCATATCTATGAAAGATGGAAGAAGAGTTAATCCTCTTCCATCAAATATTTCACAATTTTTATTTAAATTTTTTCCTAGTTCCTCTATAATTCCGTTTTTTATATAAATATCTCCATGGAAGTTTTGACACCAATCTATTATATTGACATTTTTAATTAGTAGTTCATTCATTTGTGCACCCCTCCATAAATTTTATAGTTTATTTATATCTCCTCCTGAATATATTTCGTCACAATATTTACATCTATACTCGCCATCTTCTTCATCTACTAAGTAAAATTCATTAGGTATATAATTTTCTATAGATGTTATGCAACGTGGATTTTTGCATTTTATAACATTTTCTATTGTTTTAGGTAGTTCTAACTTTATTTTTTCCTTTATTTTTTCATTTTCAATAACATCTATTGTTATTTTAGGATCTATAAATCCTAATACTTTATAATCTATCTCCATAATATTTTCTATTTTTATTATATCTTTTTTCCCAAGTTTTGAGCTTTCCGCATTCATTATAAGAGCTACTCTATAGTCTGCCTCTTCTAATCCTAAATATTTAAATATTTTTATACCATATCCTGCTTGTATATGATCTATTACTATACCATTTTTTATACTATTTATTGTTAACATATTATCTTACCCCCAATAATTTTGCTATTAAAGCCATTCTTACATACATTCCATATTTAGCCTGTTTAAAATAACATCCTCTTGGGTCTTGATCTATTTCATAAGCTATTTCATTAACTCTTGGTAGTGGATGAAGAACCATCATATCTTTTTTGGCATATTTCATCTTTTCACCATCTAATATATAACTATCCTTTAATCTTACATAATCATCTTCATTAAAGAATCTTTCTCTTTGAACTCTTGTCATATAAAGTATATCTAGTTCTGCCATAGCATCTTCCATTTTTGAAACTTCTTTATATTCTATATTATTTTTTTCTAATATTTCTTTTCTTATATAATCAGGAATTTTTAATTCTTCTGGGGACATAAAAATAAATTTATTGTTTTTATACCTTGATAGGGCCTTTACTAATGAGTGTACTGTTCTTCCAAATTTTAAATCTCCACAGCAACCTATAGTTAAGTTAGATAAATCTCCTTTTAAGGATCTTATTGTTAATAGATCTGTTAATGTTTGAGTTGGATGTTGATGACTACCATCTCCAGCATTTATAACTGGTATTTCTGAATACATTGCAGCTATTGCTGGTGCACCTTCTTTTGGATGTCTCATAGCTACTATATCTGCATAACAACCTACAGTTCTTATAGTATCTGCAACACTTTCTCCTTTTGCTACTGAACTTGAATTAGGCTCTGAAAATCCTATTACCTGTCCACCTAATCTAAGCATAGCAGCTTCAAAACTAAATCTTGTTCTTGTACTTGGCTCATAAAATAATGTAGCTAATATTTTTCCATCACATACATGTAAAAATTTTTCTGGGTCCTCAATTATTTCATCTGCTAATTTAAATACCTCTTCTAGTTCCTCTAATGAAAAATCCATTGGGTCTAATAAATTTCTTCCTTTTAACATATACAATTCCTCCTTTTTAATCTCTCTGGATTAAATTTAAAGGTATAAAAAATGCCTTCCTTTTTTTAAAGGAAGGCACAATTATACTCTAGTTTAAAATATTATATTTTCATATAATATTTATAATTATACTCTTTTTATAAAATATGCTTTTCTCTTCCTTTTTAGTCTCACAGGACTAATTTTAAAGGTCTTATAAAAATTTTATTAATCTTTATTGGTAATGTTAGCACAGAAATTAAACTAAGTCAACTATTATTTTAATCTTTGTGACATTAAGGCTGCTCCTATAGCTCCAGCATATCTCCCAAGTTCATGGGCTTTTACTTCTGAGCCTAATTTTTCTGATAATCTCTCTAATATGTAATTATTTTCACTTAATCCTCCAGTTAAAAAATATTGTCCATTATCTGAGTGTTTTTGACATAAAGATTTTACTTTTCCGGTTATAGAATCTAATACTCCATGGGCTATATCTTCTCTTTTCTTACCACTACCTATCAAACTTATAACTTCTGATTCTGCAAATACTGTACACATAGAGCTTATAGTTACATTTTCTCCATTTTTTGCCCTTTCGCACATTTCTTCTATGTCAAAACCCAATGTATTTGCCATTAATTCTAAAAATCTTCCTGTTCCAGCAGCACATTTATCATTCATAGTAAAATTAGTAACATTACCATCTTCCACTGTTATAACTTTTGTATCTTGGCCTCCTATATCTATAACTGTGCAATCTTTCTTAAATAAATAGTAAGCTCCCTTGCCATGACAAGTTATTTCTGTTATAGTTTTATCCGCATAAGGAACAGAAACTCGCCCATAACCTGTAGCAACTATTTTAGAATTTTTTTTATCTGCCCCTATTTCCTTTAATTTATTTTTAATTTCCTCTGCAGTTTTAACACTACTCCAACCTGTTGGCAATACAAATACATCCTTTATATTATCATTTTCAAATACACAAACCTTAGATGCAGTAGATCCTATGTCTATACCTATATAAAACATTTAACCCCACCTTTTCTATTAATTAAGCATAAAAATTTTTTATAGTTTTAGCTAATGAATGTAATCCTGAAGTCTTCACTCCATTATTTTCTATTAATTTTTTTATAAAATTTTCATCATTTTTATTATACATTATACATATACCACAGGATTTAGATAGTTCTCTTGGTGTAGGAACAATAGTATGTTTTATTTTATTCTTGCTAAGTAAACTATCCATTTTCATACCTTCTGTATGTGAAGGAAAAAGAATATAGTAATTTGTTTGCTCCATTTTATACACTTCCTTTCACAATATTTAATTATATGTATTAAAAAAATAGCCTAGTTTTAATATAACCCATATTTAATAAATATGTAACTAAAATTGAATAATTATTAGCTATACATTATATATTTATTATAAAACATGAGAAACCAGGAGAGAACCAAAACGGTGCATCTCCTGGATAAAATTTGTAGATGTAATTTCAAACTTTTTAAATTAATTATATTTTTAATCCTTTTTTATCTTATATCATTTCAAGGAATGCTTCTACTCTTGTCTTTATCTGTCCTGAATCTTCTGTTGAATAATCTGTTTCTATATGCATTATTGGAATATTCTTCTCTTTTAAATTTGCTTCTACATCCCTATGTTCAACTGCATAAGTATGACAGAAAGATAAATTAGTATCTATAACTCCATCTGCTCCATATTCTTTTGTATATTTTATTATATCATCTATTCTTCCTGTGTTTGGCGTAAAACAGGCACAATTTATATTTAAATATCTATCTGCCAAATTTTTAATTAATTCTTCTAAAGTTTCGCCCTCTTCTGAAACTTCCCCTTCAAAGTATCTAGTTCCTGTACAAGTTTCTTCTACTACAACTTCAGCATCTAAACTTTCTATTATTGAATGAAGCTTCCAGTTTGGTAGTGCCATTGGAGTTCCTGTTATTAATATTCTCTTTTTATTGCTTTCTTGAGAGTTTTTAATTCTTTCTTCTAATTCATCACATAATTCATGAACTTTTTCTGTAAATCTCTTTGGATCATCGTAGAAAGCTATTTGAGTTATTAATAAACAGTCTAATCCACTTATTGGTGATGGTTTATATTTTCTTAAATCATATAATCTCTTTAAGGCTTTTCTTTTAGCATTAGTTACTCTTATACCTTCTTTTAGCGCTTCTACTGTTATTTTATTGCCTGTAATTTCTTCGACTTTTTTAATAAGATCATTAATTTCTTCTCCCCATTTTTTGAAGTCTTTATCTCTTTTCATTTGAGGAAGATCCATTACATGTACTGGCACATATCCATCCAATATTTCCCATGCTTTTTTCTTTCCATCACATGTAGTTTCTCCTATAACCATATCACAGGATTGGAAATAAGGGCATGTACCACCTATCTTAGCGCCCATAAAAGCCTTTATAAGAGGACACATATTTCTTGGTAAAACCTTTTCTCCATCTTCAATCCAAAACTGAGAACCTGCACATAAACCAACACTTAATGCTTTTGCTGCTACAATAATTTCTTCAGGAACAAATACACAAAAAGTTCCTACTACTTTTCCACCTTTTTTTCTATGTTCGTCTAATTCTTGAATTCTAAGTCCATGAACTTCTGACACAACAAAATTAAAATAATTCATTCCCTCTGGTCTATTTTCTTGTGTCAAATATGTAGAGCCATATAATTCTGGTAAAACAGCACATAGTTGATCATGCTTCTCTAGATTTACCCCTAAATCTGTCCATAGTTTTCTATAATCTCCCATTAATAAAATCCCTCCAAATCAATTACTTCATATCAATTTTACCATAGTTAATATATAGCAAGTTATTTGAATATGTAATGGTTACAGTTATACTTATTATATTTTTTTATACAAATTTAATTTTCATATTATAACGTTTCTATAAAAGCCTCTACTCTAGTTTTTAGTTGGCCTAAATCCCTTTTAGAATAATCTGTTTCTATTTTTAAATAAGGTACTTTTTTATTATTTGTAACAAAAGTTTTTATTCTATGAGATTCTACATTATAGGTATGACATGCTTGTAATATAACTTCCACTACACCATCCACCCTATATTCATCTATTAAATAATCTAAATATTCTATTCTATTATCATTAGGGCTCATACAAGCACAGGCTGTTCTTAAATATCTTTCTGTTAATGCATCTATTGGATTTTTTTCTTCATCTACCAATAAACTTTCATCTTTTGCACCACTACAATTTTCATAACAAACTACTACTCCTCCATTATCTTCTATAGCCTCAATTACTTTTTCAGTAGAATCTCCTAGAGGACAACCTGTTACAAGTATTCTTTTAGCCTCTTTAGAAACGGGCCTTTCACCTTCATTATATTTTTTCATTGTTTCTCTTATTATATTGTTTATATCCTCTATTTCCTTTTCCTTATCTGATAAATATAAAGTTCCCTGTATTACCCTTCTCAAATTATAACCTGTCATAGGTGGTGGACAAAGTTTAGATAAGCTATAATAATCTCTTAAAGCCGTTCTTTCTCTATTTCTTAATTTAATTTTTTCTTTTAACTTTTCTTCCGTAATTTCTACATTCAAATTCTTTTCTAATTCCTCTTTAAGCTTTATAATTGCTTTCTTGTAATAATTATAGGAATCCTTTCCATATGGGGTTTGGGGTATATTCATAACATGCATAGGTTTCATTTTACTTAATGCTTCATACATTTTCTTTTTTCCATCACAAGTAGTTTCTCCTAAAAGCATATCTGAAAAATAATAAAATGGGCACTTTTCTGTTAATGCAAAACCATAACTTGATTTTATTAGTGGGCATAAATTTCTTGGCAAATGTTTTTCTGCATCCTCTATAGGTTCCTCATCCATTCCACAAAGCCAAGCCCCCACTGCTCCTGATGCAGCTATCACTTCCCAGGGAGCAAATCCACAATAAACTCCCACTATTTTTCCACCTTCATCTTTAATTTTCTTCATTTTTACAAATGAATCTCTTTTAGCTTCACTAAAGTCCTTAATAAAATCTGGTAATTTATTCATATAATATCTCCCTCTAGATAAAAATAGAATGCCTCAAAACATATTTAATTTTATATCTGCAATTTTAAAATTAAATCTATTTCATTTTGAGACACCCTTTCTTTTCTTTTATTATATTGTTATTATATGGTCTACTCCGGCAGAATCTAATGCTGCATAGCATACTGGGAAACAACCTATTGCCGCTTCTTTAATTAACTTGTCCTCAATTTTTCTTTCTTTAGCACATTTATCACAAGCTAATAAAACAAGCCCAGTTTTTTCACTTAATTTTTTTAATCTCTCTGCTGTTTCTGTACCCTCCATTAAAAAATATGTATTATCCATTATAAAAAACATTCCAACTACATCTGCACCATGCATTTCCTTTTCCATTTGTGGAATAATCATATTGGTTAAAATATTTTGAGCATGTGGTGACTCTAATACATAAGCTACTTTCATCTTAAAATCCTCCTAATTATTTTTAATTTAATATATTTATCCAATGACTACCCGCTCTAATGCTCCCATCTTCTTCAAAGTGGGAGTAAAGAGCGGGTACGTCATTAGATAAGGATTTCTAAGCTTCAGTGGGAGTAAAAACTCCCTCTGAAGCCAATAACTCTGTTTATAAATTTTGACTTAATGAATCCTTCAATATGTTAGTTAATTCCTTTTTTAATTCTAGATATTTATGGTTATCCCTATTTCTTGGTCTTAGTAAACTAATTTTCATATCTTTTATAATTTTTCCTCCCTTAGCTGCAAAAACAATTACCCTATCACTTAGGTATACTGCTTCGTCAACATCATGAGTTACCATTATAACTGTAGTTTTATCCTTTAACCATAAACTTTCTAACTCTTCTTGCATCATTTGCCTCATTTGAAAATCTATAGCACCCAAAGGCTCATCCATAAGTAATACCTCTGGTTTACTAGCTAGTGCTCTTACTACTGCAGTTCTTTGTTTCATACCACCTGATAATTGATTAGGGTATAAATTTTCTTTTCCTTTTAGCTTAGACATCTCTAATAAATAATTTAACCTATCTATAGATTCCTTTTTAGGAATTTTTTGTTGTTTCATAGGGTACATTATATTATCTTTTACAGTCATCCATGGGAATAATGCATAATTTTGAAAAACAAAGCCTCTGTCTGGACCAGGTTTCATTACCCTATTATCATTTAAAATTATTTCACCAGAATCTGAATTATGAAAACCTGCAATCATCGTTAAAAGTGTTGTTTTTCCACAACCGGATGGACCTAGTAATGTTACAAATTCTCCTTCTTCTATATTAAAAGTTACATTATCTAAAACTTTATTTTTTTTCTTATTATTTATGTAAGATTTACTAACATCCTTTATTTCTAACCTCATTATTGAACATACCTCCACTTAGTAAGTAACTTATTTAATTGAAGTAGTCCCCTATCTATAAAGAATCCAATTAAAGCTGCTAATATCATTAATGCAACTAACATATCTGTTTGCATTTTTGTTTGAGCTTCTACCATAGAGAAACCGAGACCGGCACTCGTTGCTATAAACTCCGCTCAGATTACAGACATCCATCCTCCACTTATAGCTATTCTAGCTCCTGTTAATATATCAGGTATAGAAGCTGGTAATATTATATTACTAAATATGCTCCAAGGGCCTGCTCCCATACTTCTAGCTGCATTATAATAATCTTTAGAAATATTTTTTACTCCAGCTATAGTATTTAATATTACTGGGAATATTCCTGAAAACGTAATTAAAAATATGGTAGGTCCATCCCCTATTCCGAACCATACAATTGTAAGAGGAACCCATGCCATTATAGGAACTTGCCTTATGGAATCTATAAATCCTCCTATAAGATTATTAGCCATTTTAAAAGCTCCCATAAAAAGACCTAAGGGAACGCCTATTATCATGGCATACATAAAACCTTTTAAAACCCTATTTAATGTAATAAGTAAATTGGTCATAATTTCACTACTGGTCAAACACTTTATAAAAGCTTTTCCTGTTCTTTTAGGTGTTGGTAATATTAGTTCATTACCATAATGTTCTGCCAACAAATACCAAACTATTATTAAAATAACCATCATAATTAATTTGTACATTAATTCTTTAATCCTATTTTTACTGGTTTCTTTTAATATTCCTGTTGAGGTATTAGAAAGAACTTTACTTTCAATTTCAGCCATTGTTCCACCTCCTCATTAGATAAGTTAATTTTCTTATAATCTTCTATAGAGTTTTTAATTCTATCTTTTCTTTTTAATTCCATAACAGACTTATTATAATTAGTTATAAACTCTTTAAATTTTTTATCCTTTTTAAACTTTTTCTTAATAACTAATACATAGCTTGTATAATTTTTATTTATACTTAAAGCTTTTTTTTGTCCATTTAACTTTAATGATTTTATTGAATCTATTATAATCCCATCAACCCTACCTTTTTCCAATGCATAAGGCAAAGATGAATATATCATCGGATATATTTGTACTTTTTCTCCATATTCATCTTTAATAATTTTTTCTTGATAAATTCTATTTTGTGTCATGGCTATTTTTTTAATTTTATTTTCATCCTTTAAAACAAATATGTCTGAATTACTAACTAAAGGACATATTATTTCAAATCTATCATCATTTTCAATTAAATTTTTAGCTGCTTCTGGACACATTATTGCTATATCTAAAATATCTGAGCTTAAAGCCCATTGAGAAGTATTACCTCAGCAGTCCTTTATAAAATATGGTTCAAAATTTTCATCTAAATCTGCATTCTTTAATCTATTATTATTAATCATATAATTTATAACAAGTCCAGATGAATCATCTGAAACTCCAATTTTTATTTTGGAATTCAAAGATTCATCTGGTAATTTATTTAATACTAAAATAAATATTATTAATATAGTTAAAGTTATAATAATTTTTTTTAAATCTTTCATATACATCCCTATTTTAAATCAGTAACACTAAATAACATTTTTGCTACACATACAGCTTCTTGGATATCTAAACAAAATATATTGTCTTCATCAATATTTGATTCTTTAACCCAGTTTCTATAATGTTCTTCACTACAGAAGAAGTACATTATATTTCAACAACTAGAGGCCCAACTATCATTTTTATTTAAATCTACATGTAGTACTCTTAAATTTTCAGGTACACATTTTTTAATTTCACCATTTTCAATAATAACTTCTATAGAATCATTACACATAATACAACTAGATTCTATCTTTATATTCTGTTTAAATGTAAAAGCTGTTCCTATAGAATCAACTGCACACATAGCATTTATTTCTCTACTATCTTCTAATTTAACTTTATAATTAGTATCAAAGGCACTAACTGGATAAATAAAATTTATATTTTCTTTTTCATCCATAACTAACACTTTTTTATTTTTTAACGATAATACTATATTTATAAATTCATCCTTTGTTACTCCAATATTACAAATAAAGTTATAATCTAGATTTTTTAAATTATAAGGTCTTTTTTCTTCTATAATATAGTCCATTATATATATTCTTACTCTTTTTTCTAAATAAGATAATTTTGAATCTATACTGTTTATAATCAATCTTTCCTTTTCATAATGCTTAATAACATTTAAATCTATTTCTTTATCTAATAAATTATTTTTCTCTAAGGTTAACATATATTACTCCCTTTTCTACCTGAACTCCTATTTATCTATTTCCATAGCTTTAACTTTCCACTCTTCATATTTCATTCCTACTGGGAAAACTGAATCTACATTTTCTTTTATAAATTTATCAAAATCATCTACTTTAGCTTCTTCATATACTTTTTTAGATATTAATTTATCATAATCAGGTTCTTCTTCTATTAATTTATATTTCATTAAAGTATCTATTTCTGTTTTAAAATAATCATCATTCATTTTCCAAGTTATAGTTCTTCCCTCACCCACAGTTTTTTTATAAATTGTCATAATAGCTACTTCTTCTGGGACTTGATAATTTTTAGCAAATATTTTTGCTGCTTTTATTGGATGTTCATAACAATATTTCATAGCTTCTACATGAGCTTGTATCATTTTTTTAGCTAGCTCTGGATGTTCTTTTTCAAATTTTGTATTCATAGAGTAAACACAACATTCACCCCATTTATCTTCTCCAACAATTTTATCTGCTGTTGCAATAATATGACCTGTCTTTTCATATTCCGCCATTGATCCCCATGGATCGCAACAAGTAAATCCATCTATTTTACCTGCTTTTAATGCTAAATATGCATCTTTGTCTGATCCAAATTCAACACAATCATAATTTTTACCTTCCGTAGGAATTCCTAACTTCTTAGCACACATTAACCAGGTTTCACTTTCTTCAGGCTTTGTTCCTATTCCTAATTTTTTACCTTTTAAATCTTTAGGATCTTTTATTTTATTAGAAACAACTAGATACATTGATCCACCTAAATGATTATTAGCTGCAACAGTTATAGGTGATCCCTTTGCTAATCCTCTTATTAATCCTGCATATCCTATATATCCTACATCCATTTTTCCTGCTGCCATGGCCTGAGGAACCTTTCCATTTCCTGATACATTAACCTTTAGTCCCATTTTATCAAATATACCCGCATCTTTAGCAACACAAGCAGAGGTCATATGATCACAATTATAATAGCCTAGGTTTACTGTATAATCCTTATCCTTTTCAGTTGAAGTTTCTTTACTTCCTTTAGAACAACCTGTAGCAATTAATGTTGTTCCTAGAACTAATGTACATAATAAACTTATTATTTTTCTTTTCTTCATTTTTAGTCCTCCTTAAATTAGCAACAATCTTTCATGTCTTCTCCAAATAGATTTATTATTTTACCTTTTTCTATTCTATAAATTGCATATCCAAAACTTCCATTTTTAGATCCTGATACTACAAACTCTATTGGTGGTTTTTTATCTATATCCTTAAACTCTATTTTTTGATTTTCTATAGGTGCTGAAACTTCATTTGTGATCTTATATTTTTCTTTATCACTTAATACAACTACCATAGAGTTTTTATCATTATCTTCTTTATAAATAACAATTAAATCTAATTTATTATCATTATTTAAATCTTTCTCTCCACATTTTAAAACTTCTTTATCTTTGTATTTGTGTTGAAAATAAAGTAATCTTTCATTATCACTTTTCACTCCTATATTTTTGCTTTGTTTAGGTTCATTAACATTCCTAGAACAACCAAATAACAAAAATACTATTGCAAACACAAAAAATATTTTAATATTTTTCATTTATCTTCACCTTTATTAAGCTGATATTGCTTTACTTATCTTTTTTACTTTAGGAAGCATAGCTTTTAAAAATAATACAAACATAATTAATGAACAAACATACTTCATAGGCTCTGGTGCTGCAAATATAAATTTATTAGCAGCCTTTATAGTATTTTGAGTTCTATCAAAACTAATAACAGGTTTAAAGTTAGGTAATATAATATTTGTAAAATACCCTACAATAAAAGATAAAGCTATTAATGTAGTAGTATATATAGCTACTGTCCTCTTACCTATTAACTTTCCAATACTTATAAGTTCCGGTAAATTTGATGCAGTTCCTGCCATCAAAAAAGTTATTGCTACACCTGGGGCTGCTCCGCTAGCTACTAATGCAGCAATAAAAGGTATATGTCCTACCGCACACACATACATAATGCAACCGATTACTGCTATTCCCAAAATAGATACTGCATTTGGTGATCCTAAGTATTGTTGTATAAATTCTTGTGGTACGAGAAC contains the following coding sequences:
- a CDS encoding aspartate carbamoyltransferase regulatory subunit gives rise to the protein MLTINSIKNGIVIDHIQAGYGIKIFKYLGLEEADYRVALIMNAESSKLGKKDIIKIENIMEIDYKVLGFIDPKITIDVIENEKIKEKIKLELPKTIENVIKCKNPRCITSIENYIPNEFYLVDEEDGEYRCKYCDEIYSGGDINKL
- a CDS encoding acyl-CoA dehydratase activase, translated to MFYIGIDIGSTASKVCVFENDNIKDVFVLPTGWSSVKTAEEIKNKLKEIGADKKNSKIVATGYGRVSVPYADKTITEITCHGKGAYYLFKKDCTVIDIGGQDTKVITVEDGNVTNFTMNDKCAAGTGRFLELMANTLGFDIEEMCERAKNGENVTISSMCTVFAESEVISLIGSGKKREDIAHGVLDSITGKVKSLCQKHSDNGQYFLTGGLSENNYILERLSEKLGSEVKAHELGRYAGAIGAALMSQRLK
- a CDS encoding DUF3343 domain-containing protein; the protein is MEQTNYYILFPSHTEGMKMDSLLSKNKIKHTIVPTPRELSKSCGICIMYNKNDENFIKKLIENNGVKTSGLHSLAKTIKNFYA
- a CDS encoding double-cubane-cluster-containing anaerobic reductase → MGDYRKLWTDLGVNLEKHDQLCAVLPELYGSTYLTQENRPEGMNYFNFVVSEVHGLRIQELDEHRKKGGKVVGTFCVFVPEEIIVAAKALSVGLCAGSQFWIEDGEKVLPRNMCPLIKAFMGAKIGGTCPYFQSCDMVIGETTCDGKKKAWEILDGYVPVHVMDLPQMKRDKDFKKWGEEINDLIKKVEEITGNKITVEALKEGIRVTNAKRKALKRLYDLRKYKPSPISGLDCLLITQIAFYDDPKRFTEKVHELCDELEERIKNSQESNKKRILITGTPMALPNWKLHSIIESLDAEVVVEETCTGTRYFEGEVSEEGETLEELIKNLADRYLNINCACFTPNTGRIDDIIKYTKEYGADGVIDTNLSFCHTYAVEHRDVEANLKEKNIPIMHIETDYSTEDSGQIKTRVEAFLEMI
- the pyrF gene encoding orotidine-5'-phosphate decarboxylase, with product MIIDKLYESVEKKGCVCVGLDTDISYIPKGFLNKFTNIEDAIFGFNQRIVDSTFDVSACYKVQIAYYEAMGIKGMVLYKKTLEYIREKGGIVIADIKRGDISATAKMYAKAHFEGDFESDFITLNPYMGMDTLEPYKDYFKNKDKGAFLLLRTSNEGSKDIQYLDLKDNKKVYNKVGEKIENIGKEFLGNCGYSSIGAVVGCTAEENNIRKELKHTFFLIPGYGAQGGKAEVAKSYLSEGNGGIINSSRGILLAYKKYDEEGKNFEEYARAEVINMKKTLQII
- the pyrB gene encoding aspartate carbamoyltransferase, with product MLKGRNLLDPMDFSLEELEEVFKLADEIIEDPEKFLHVCDGKILATLFYEPSTRTRFSFEAAMLRLGGQVIGFSEPNSSSVAKGESVADTIRTVGCYADIVAMRHPKEGAPAIAAMYSEIPVINAGDGSHQHPTQTLTDLLTIRSLKGDLSNLTIGCCGDLKFGRTVHSLVKALSRYKNNKFIFMSPEELKIPDYIRKEILEKNNIEYKEVSKMEDAMAELDILYMTRVQRERFFNEDDYVRLKDSYILDGEKMKYAKKDMMVLHPLPRVNEIAYEIDQDPRGCYFKQAKYGMYVRMALIAKLLGVR
- a CDS encoding dihydroorotase translates to MNELLIKNVNIIDWCQNFHGDIYIKNGIIEELGKNLNKNCEIFDGRGLTLLPSFIDMHAHFRDPGFTYKEDILTGSRAAVKGGYTMVNLMANTKPICSSNKEVEYVLEKGKEIGLVDIHQCMSITKDFSGDDISHIDSIDKKVKIISEDGKDVMNTRVLIDAMFKAKEKDVIVMCHSEEHDVTNLDTRLSENLMTWRNIALSEFTGCKVHIAHVSTKESMEYIINAKKKGLKVTCEVAPHHIALTNKIFYRVNPPLREEEDIKVLIEAIKEDIVDCIGTDHAPHSKEDKLKGSPGISGIETSFSTCYTKLVHDNHISLSKLSQIMSKNPADILGVNKGEIKIGREADLVLVDTKEEYKVKSEEFHSKGKNTPMDGMCLKGRIKVTFKAGCIVYSEF